In a single window of the Gossypium hirsutum isolate 1008001.06 chromosome D02, Gossypium_hirsutum_v2.1, whole genome shotgun sequence genome:
- the LOC107910620 gene encoding protein NRT1/ PTR FAMILY 5.10, with protein sequence MNYDLLLQSDHWLSLNYSKTFIRAISMSISDPSAAQTPLLDDTIDGCLDYKGRPVRRSSSGCWISASFIIVVEIAERFAYYGISSNLITYLTGPLGESTATAAAQVNAWNGAASLLPLLGAFIADSFLGRYRTIILASLVYILGLGLLALSATLGSISSSGGQNADDIALSSSLQFQVILFFSSLYLVAFAQGGHKPCVQAFGADQFDTQDPEECKAKSSFFNWWYFGMCAGTLTTLSILNYIQDNLSWVLGFAIPGIVMAVGLVVFLLGTMTYRYSVKGDEESPIVTVGRVFILAVRNRKTSYSAIAAEEEARGILATESSKQFKFLNKALLAPDGSKEQGEVCSIREVEEAKAVIRLAPIWATSLIYAIAFAQSSTFFTKQGATMDRSTAMMGFEIPAASLQSFISLSVVLFIPIYDRIFVPLARALTGKQAGITLLQRIGSGMVISTISLVIAAVVEMRRLKIAEEYGLLDKPNVMVPMSVWWLVPQYALYGLADVFTMVGLQEFFYDQMPNELRSVGLALYLSIFGVGSFLSSFLISAIENLTSGDGRDSWFANNLNRAHLDYFFLLLAVLSAVGLTLYVCCTKYYIYARWGRTF encoded by the exons atgaattatgatcTCCTCCTCCAGTCGGATCATTGGTTGAGTCTGAATTACTCCAAAACTTTTATCAGAGCTATCTCAATGTCAATCTCCGATCCCTCCGCTGCTCAAACTCCACTTTTGGATGACACTATTGACGGCTGCCTTGACTACAAAGGCCGACCTGTCCGCCGCTCAAGCTCCGGATGTTGGATATCCGCTTCTTTCATCATAGTCGTCGAAATTGCTGAGAGGTTTGCTTATTACGGAATCTCTTCTAACCTCATAACTTACTTGACGGGGCCTCTGGGCGAGTCTACTGCTACCGCCGCCGCGCAAGTTAACGCTTGGAACGGGGCGGCCTCGCTTCTGCCTCTCTTGGGTGCATTCATTGCTGATTCTTTTCTTGGCCGATACCGCACTATCATTCTTGCTTCCCTTGTTTATATTTTG GGGCTAGGCTTGTTGGCTCTCTCTGCCACACTTGGTTCCATCAGCAGTTCTGGTGGTCAAAATGCAGATGACATTGCATTAAGCTCTTCACTTCAGTTTCAAGTGATACTATTCTTCTCCTCGCTGTATCTAGTAGCATTTGCACAAGGTGGACACAAGCCATGCGTTCAAGCTTTTGGAGCAGATCAATTTGATACACAAGACCCTGAGGAGTGTAAAGCCAAGAGTTCATTCTTTAATTGGTGGTACTTTGGTATGTGTGCGGGTACCTTAACAACCCTTTCAATTTTAAACTACATCCAAGATAATCTTAGTTGGGTTCTTGGATTTGCAATACCTGGTATTGTGATGGCTGTGGGACTGGTTGTTTTTCTGCTTGGAACAATGACTTACCGGTATAGTGTGAAAGGGGATGAGGAAAGCCCAATTGTGACTGTTGGTCGAGTGTTCATTTTGGCAGTTAGGAACCGGAAAACATCGTATTCTGCAATTGCAGCAGAGGAAGAAGCCCGAGGAATTCTTGCAACTGAAAGTTCCAAGCAATTCAA ATTCCTCAATAAAGCCTTGCTTGCTCCGGATGGTTCAAAGGAGCAAGGAGAGGTGTGTAGCATCAGAGAGGTTGAAGAAGCAAAAGCTGTTATAAGGCTTGCACCAATATGGGCTACAAGCTTGATTTATGCAATTGCCTTTGCACAATCATCGACCTTCTTTACTAAGCAAGGGGCTACCATGGACAGATCAACTGCAATGATGGGCTTTGAAATACCTGCTGCTTCACTTCAGTCATTCATTAGCCTTTCGGTTGTTCTTTTCATTCCTATATATGACCGCATTTTTGTTCCTTTAGCAAGAGCCTTGACAGGGAAACAAGCTGGAATTACATTGCTTCAGAGAATTGGAAGTGGAATGGTAATATCTACTATATCATTGGTAATTGCTGCTGTAGTAGAGATGCGGAGGCTTAAAATTGCTGAAGAATATGGATTGTTAGACAAGCCAAATGTGATGGTTCCAATGAGTGTATGGTGGCTGGTCCCTCAATACGCATTGTATGGATTAGCTGATGTCTTCACCATGGTTGGTCTTCAAGAATTCTTTTATGACCAGATGCCAAATGAATTAAGGAGTGTCGGTCTTGCGCTCTACCTTAGCATCTTCGGTGTTGGAAGCTTCTTAAGTAGTTTTCTCATCTCCGCCATCGAGAACTTGACCAGTGGGGATGGTCGAGATAGCTGGTTTGCAAATAATCTGAATAGAGCACATCTTGATTACTTTTTTTTGCTGCTTGCTGTGCTTAGTGCTGTGGGATTGACTCTCTATGTATGTTGtacaaaatattacatttatgCTAGATGGGGAAGGACGTTCTAA